The Rhinoderma darwinii isolate aRhiDar2 chromosome 8, aRhiDar2.hap1, whole genome shotgun sequence genome has a window encoding:
- the LOC142658915 gene encoding uncharacterized protein LOC142658915 codes for MTFTFLLGVLRGNSPISPSVIKSFECTCSNGKLSTDTITALEDNQTFIISPYYDNRDDDKPMVRVLSIIHHQKVKKLYCYFCCSTDKSVQISEALLDKHSDRFAFPYVTTDLLCEEPPDCHAEYLSVHTSPSRKTHLPLFQIQNRNVKPFSANFTVCISTMFGNYSNVLQFIQTMEMYQILGAQRVMIYLNSCSPQMEKVMLYYIARGILEVVAWPIQRYLRPSKAWHHSVDPKDIGYYGQLATLNDCIYKNMYRTRFVLLNDIDEIILPFSHMSWGSLMESLQQQKPKDGIFLFENHIFPQTVPIDRSFSDISSWKDVPGYNILQYVYREPDRPNYFNARKMIVDPRKVIQTSVHSILKGYGHHVKVSLETALVYHCRGPLQKKLPKTKLIKDKTIWKHNASLIKNVNKVLNEISFQ; via the coding sequence ATGACTTTCACCTTTTTACTGGGGGTTCTAAGAGGCAATTCACCGATCTCTCCATCTGTGATAAAAAGTTTTGAGTGCACCTGTTCTAATGGTAAACTTAGCACCGATACAATCACAGCACTGGAAGACAACCAGACGTTCATCATATCACCGTACTACGACAACAGAGATGACGACAAGCCTATGGTGCGGGTTCTCAGCATTATCCACCATCAAAAAGTAAAGAAACTGTACTGCTATTTCTGCTGCTCTACAGACAAGAGTGTGCAGATTTCCGAGGCGCTCCTAGATAAGCATAGTGATCGATTTGCCTTTCCCTATGTCACAACGGACCTTTTATGTGAGGAGCCACCAGATTGCCATGCTGAGTATTTATCTGTCCACACATCTCCATCTAGAAAAACACACTTACCTCTATTCCAAATACAAAACCGAAACGTGAAACCATTTTCTGCCAATTTTACGGTCTGCATTTCCACCATGTTTGGGAATTACAGTAATGTCTTACAATTCATTCAGACCATGGAGATGTACCAGATCCTGGGGGCACAAAGGGTCATGATCTACCTTAACAGCTGTAGCCCACAAATGGAAAAAGTTATGCTGTATTATATTGCAAGAGGAATCCTAGAAGTGGTAGCTTGGCCAATCCAACGTTATCTCAGGCCTAGCAAAGCATGGCACCATTCAGTTGATCCCAAAGATATAGGTTATTATGGTCAGTTGGCCACACTCAATGACTGCATTTATAAGAATATGTACAGGACTAGGTTTGTGCTACTCAATGATATTGATGAGATCATTTTGCCATTTTCTCACATGTCTTGGGGTTCGCTGATGGAAAGCCTTCAACAACAGAAGCCAAAAGATGGCATTTTCCTatttgaaaatcacatttttcctCAGACTGTACCCATTGATAGAAGCTTCTCTGATATTTCATCATGGAAAGATGTGCCGGGATATAACATACTGCAGTATGTCTACCGTGAACCAGATAGACCGAATTATTTCAATGCTCGGAAGATGATTGTGGATCCCAGGAAAGTGATTCAGACATCTGTACACTCCATTTTAAAAGGTTATGGACATCACGTAAAAGTCTCACTGGAAACAGCCCTTGTTTACCACTGCAGAGGACCTCTTCAGAAGAAATTACCAAAGACTAAATTAATAAAAGACAAGACTATATGGAAACATAACGCCTCTCTTAtcaaaaatgttaataaagttCTGAATGAAATATCTTTCCAGTGA